Within the Arthrobacter sp. UKPF54-2 genome, the region GGGTGCCGTCATGTCCACCATGAGGTCGATGATGTGCCGCGGTGTGCGGAACTGCCCGTTGGTACCGGCCGACGACAGCTTGGACAGCATGTACTCGTAGAGGTCGCCCTTGGTGTCCCGGCCGTCCATGTTGATGCCGTCAATGACATCCACCACCTGCTGCAGGACCCCAGCGTTCGGGATTTTGAACTGGGCGTCCCGCATGTGGTGGCTGTAGGTTGACTCCTCGCCGTTGGCCAGCTTGGGCAGCTCGTTGCGCAGGAACGGGAAGACGGACTCCGAGAACACGGTGAACATCTCGTCCTTGGCGAAGTTCTTGAACCGGCTCCAGCGCAGATCCGCGTACGGCCGGCCCTTGGGGTCGTTACCTGAAGGGAAGACGGCGTCCTCCATCGGCTGGCCCAGCAGGTTGGCTCTCTTTTCCTGCAGTGTGTGGCGCTCGTCCAGCCTCTTCAGGAAGAGCAGATAGGTGATCTGCTCGATGACCTCCAGCGGGTTGGAGATGCCACCGCTCCAGAACGTATTCCAGACCTTGTCGACTTGGGACTTAATTTCACCGGTAATCACAGATCGAGCTTAGTGGGCAGGGCCGACCATGTTCGCCGCAGCCCCGGCCCCTAGTCCTGGTGCAGTTGGACGTAGTTCCCGCAGCCGTCGTCGAGCACCACCGTGGTGCCGCCGGGTCCCTCCGAGGGTTCGCCCTGGAAAATCACGCCCTTCGCCGCCAGCCGCTCGTACTCAGCCCGCACATCCGGCACGCCAAAGACAATCGCCGGCAGGCCCGCGTCGTGGCAGGCGTTCATATAGGCCGCACCGATCGGGTTGTCGCTGGGTTCCAGCAGCAGCCCCACCGAGCCGCCTCCCGCGCCGGCCGGATCCTTGATGATGTAGAGGTTGTGTTCCGGCAGCGCCATGAGCGTTTCGAAGCCCAAAATGCCGGTGTAGAACTCGTGGGCGGACGCCGGGTCCTTGACGTGGATGGAGCACATTTTTAGTCGCATGCGCCCTAGGCTACGCCAGGCCGGTGCGCCCGGGAACGGGGCATTGACGGCCCGCCCGGGATGGATTCCAATGGAATCAGCGGAACAGTGTCCGCCCGGGACGGGTTCCGCAGGAGGTGCGCGATGCCGTCACTGCCAGGATCCGGTCCGCTGTGGGCCCTGCAGATCCTCTTCCTCGCCCTGATCGTCATCGCCGCCGCGGGCGGCTCGGTGTACCTCGCGCGGAAGCATCACGCGTCCGACGGCGCCCTGCCGGACGCCGTGTTCTGGGACGGTTTCGCGGGCCTCGCCATTGTGGCCCCCGCCGTTCTCCTGCCGTCCCTGGCCTCGCCGCCGGTCGGGCTGCTGCTCGGCACCCTTGCCGTCACAACGGCGGCGCTTAGTTACCGCTGGACCCCAGAGCTGTTCCGCCGGCAGGCGGCCCGGCGCGCCGCCCGGGACGCCGCGGCCGCCGATGCGGAGGCCGCCCTCCGGCACCAGGCGGCCCTGGCCCGCTGGCAGCGCTACGAACTTGATCCGGCCTGCTGCATCGACTTCCCGGCGATGAGCGACCCCCGCCGGCCGGAGACCTCGGCCATGCTCAAGGCCATGAAAGCGGCCGAGCAGCAGCGCAGCGGGGCCGGACGCGGCCCGGCCTCCGGCGGCTACACCACCGCCGTCGACCGGCTGGAACGGGCGCTGGCCGAGGCCGAACGCGCCGCCGGCGCGCGGCACACGTCCTCCGAGGCGGCACGATGACTGACATCACGATTATCGGCAGCGGCAACATGGCCCGGGCGATCGGCCTCCGCGCGGTGGCGGCGGGACGGTCCGTCCAGGTCCTGGACCGGAGCCCGGACAACGCCGCTAAACTCGCGGCGGAGCTGGGCCCCACGACGAGGTCCGGGGGCCTCGGCGACGTACCCGAGGGAGACATTGTGGTCCTGGCCCTCTACTTCGAACCGGCCAAGGAGGTCGCCACGCACTACGGCGACACACTCAGCGGCAAGACGGTGATCGAGATCAGCAACCCCGTCAACATGGAGACGGGCGACTCGCTGGTGGTCGACCCGGGAACATCCGCGGCGGAGGAAGTGGCCCGGCTCCTCCCCGGCGCCCGGGTTGTCAAGGCGTTCAACACCACGTTCGCCGGCACCCTCGCCGAGGGCTCAGCGCAAGGCATGCCGCTGGACGTCTTCATCGCCTCCGACTCGGAGGCGGCCCGGAACGAGGTGGCGGCCTTCGTCACCGCGGCAGGGCTCCGGCCCCTCCAGGTCGGGGCGCTTCGCCACGCCCGCGAGCTGGAGGGGATGCAGCTGCTGGTGATCGGCCTGCAGATGAATCCGGCGTACGAGACCTTTAACTGGGGCACGGCGCTGAAGATCCTCGACTGAGCAGCGCCGCGCCCGCCGGCCTAGAGGTCGACCGTGCCGCTTTCGCCGACGCTCATCCGGCTGTTGGTGACCTTCGACTTCACCCACTGCAGGACGGTCGCGGCCGTGCCGCCCGGGCTGGTCCAGTACTCGGCGGAATCCGAATCCACGTGCAGCAGGACCGCCTCCGGGGTTTCCGGGCCGTCCGGGAACCACGCCTCAACCGCCTGGTTCCACCGGTCGCGGATTTCCTGCCGGTCCGTGACCACCTCGGCCGTCCCGGCCACGGAAACCCACTCCGTGCGCCTCCCGAAGGAGACATTGACCGTGGGGTTGGCGCCGATGTGCGCGACCTGCGAGGTGCCGGACGACGTGAAGAACCACATGTCGCCGTCGGCCTCGACGTCCTGGACGGCCAGCGGCCGGCTGACGAGCGCGCCCTTTTCGTTGATGGTGGTGAACATCCCGATCCTCGAATCGTTAATGATCTCCGTCACCTTGCTGATGTCCTGTGCGTCCGACATGCGCTCACCTCGTCCTTGATCCAACGGGGAAGGTCCCCCTCCCGCAAGCCTATTGATAAGTGTGCTTACTTTTCAAGATGCACACGCACAGGCTGGCGCGAGGGGGACCTCGGCTGTAAGGGTTCCGGCGGTAGCGAACGCGGTCAGTTGCCCCGGGACAGCACCCGGCCCTTGAAGAACTCGGGGCGCAGCCTGGC harbors:
- a CDS encoding NADPH-dependent F420 reductase; this translates as MTDITIIGSGNMARAIGLRAVAAGRSVQVLDRSPDNAAKLAAELGPTTRSGGLGDVPEGDIVVLALYFEPAKEVATHYGDTLSGKTVIEISNPVNMETGDSLVVDPGTSAAEEVARLLPGARVVKAFNTTFAGTLAEGSAQGMPLDVFIASDSEAARNEVAAFVTAAGLRPLQVGALRHARELEGMQLLVIGLQMNPAYETFNWGTALKILD
- a CDS encoding VOC family protein encodes the protein MRLKMCSIHVKDPASAHEFYTGILGFETLMALPEHNLYIIKDPAGAGGGSVGLLLEPSDNPIGAAYMNACHDAGLPAIVFGVPDVRAEYERLAAKGVIFQGEPSEGPGGTTVVLDDGCGNYVQLHQD
- a CDS encoding pyridoxamine 5'-phosphate oxidase family protein; this encodes MSDAQDISKVTEIINDSRIGMFTTINEKGALVSRPLAVQDVEADGDMWFFTSSGTSQVAHIGANPTVNVSFGRRTEWVSVAGTAEVVTDRQEIRDRWNQAVEAWFPDGPETPEAVLLHVDSDSAEYWTSPGGTAATVLQWVKSKVTNSRMSVGESGTVDL